A stretch of the Lactuca sativa cultivar Salinas chromosome 9, Lsat_Salinas_v11, whole genome shotgun sequence genome encodes the following:
- the LOC111882853 gene encoding cysteine-rich repeat secretory protein 38 encodes MSSSDHIFIVGVLFFLHFVQMVIGDGPLYHICSTTSGNFTRYSPYEHSLNKLMGELYYKTSPNGFGMGSMGQYEAHTSGLSLCRGDVSQKDCMTCVVNASAEIRRRCPSNKAGIIWYDQCLLKYSSNDFLGQIDNQNRLYMWNLNNVSDPSSFNAETKRLLSGLSNTAYNDPKMYAAGALDLDGLRKLYGLVQCTRDLSSVDCKTCLDGAISELPSCCDGKRGGRVLGTSCNIRYEIYPFAGV; translated from the coding sequence ATGTCTTCTTCAGACCATATTTTCATCGTCGGTGTTCTTTTCTTCCTTCACTTTGTCCAAATGGTTATTGGGGATGGTCCACTGTACCACATTTGTTCTACTACTTCAGGTAACTTTACCCGTTATAGTCCTTACGAACATAGCCTCAACAAACTCATGGGGGAGTTATACTACAAAACCTCTCCAAATGGCTTTGGAATGGGGTCGATGGGGCAATACGAAGCTCATACCTCTGGTCTTTCCCTTTGTCGGGGTGATGTCTCACAAAAAGACTGCATGACTTGTGTTGTCAACGCAAGTGCTGAAATTCGCAGACGCTGCCCAAGTAACAAGGCTGGAATCATATGGTATGACCAGTGTCTCTTAAAATATTCCAGTAATGACTTCCTTGGTCAGATAGACAATCAGAATCGCTTGTACATGTGGAACTTAAACAACGTAAGTGATCCAAGCTCATTCAATGCAGAAACCAAGAGATTGTTGAGTGGTTTGTCAAACACGGCTTACAATGATCCAAAAATGTATGCTGCTGGGGCCTTAGACCTTGATGGTTTAAGAAAGCTTTATGGGTTGGTTCAATGTACCAGGGATCTTTCAAGTGTTGATTGCAAGACTTGTTTGGATGGTGCGATCAGTgaacttccaagttgttgtgatgGGAAACGTGGCGGAAGGGTTCTTGGTACAAGTTGTAATATTAGATATGAGATATATCCATTTGCTGGTGTTTAA
- the LOC111882851 gene encoding cysteine-rich repeat secretory protein 38 has translation MFLGFSLFPINRACITYNIKTHPSSNKMSSSNHIFIVCVLLFLHFVQMVIGDAPLYHICSTTSGNFTRYSPYEHSLNKLMGELYYKTSPNGFGMGSMGQYEAHTSGLSLCRGDVSQKDCMTCVVNASAEIRRRCPSNKAGIIWYDQCLLKYSSNDFLGQIDNQNRLYMWNLNNVSDPSSFNAETKRLLSGLSNTAYNDPKMYAAGALDLDGLRKLYGLVQCTRDLSSVDCKTCLDGAISELPSCCDGKRGGRVLGTSCNIRYEIYPFAGV, from the coding sequence ATGTTTTTAGGTTTTtcccttttccctataaatagagcaTGCATAACCTACAACATCAAAACTCATCCTTCATCCAACAAGATGTCTTCTTCAAACCATATTTTCATCGTCTGTGTTCTTTTATTCCTTCACTTTGTCCAAATGGTTATTGGGGATGCTCCACTGTACCACATTTGTTCTACTACTTCAGGTAACTTTACCCGTTATAGTCCTTACGAACATAGCCTCAACAAACTCATGGGGGAGTTATACTACAAAACCTCTCCAAATGGCTTTGGAATGGGGTCGATGGGGCAATACGAAGCTCATACCTCTGGTCTTTCCCTTTGTCGGGGTGATGTCTCACAAAAAGACTGCATGACTTGTGTTGTCAACGCAAGTGCTGAAATTCGCAGACGCTGCCCAAGTAACAAGGCTGGAATCATATGGTATGACCAGTGTCTCTTAAAATATTCCAGTAATGACTTCCTTGGTCAGATAGACAATCAGAATCGCTTGTACATGTGGAACTTAAACAACGTAAGTGATCCAAGCTCATTCAATGCAGAAACCAAGAGATTGTTGAGTGGTTTGTCAAACACGGCTTACAATGATCCAAAAATGTATGCTGCTGGGGCCTTAGACCTTGATGGTTTAAGAAAGCTTTATGGGTTGGTTCAATGTACCAGGGATCTTTCAAGTGTTGATTGCAAGACTTGTTTGGATGGTGCGATCAGTgaacttccaagttgttgtgatgGGAAACGTGGCGGAAGGGTTCTTGGTACAAGTTGTAATATTAGATATGAGATATATCCATTTGCTGGTGTTTAA